One Cucumis sativus cultivar 9930 chromosome 1, Cucumber_9930_V3, whole genome shotgun sequence DNA segment encodes these proteins:
- the LOC101219254 gene encoding 28S ribosomal protein S33, mitochondrial isoform X2, with protein MATNSLKSMIAAAVNKGVTEARARIFGHILNPTGQRSTHKLLRKKLIGDKVSQWYPYDIKKDDPLVMARLEQERLSKLEMLKRRGKGPPKKGQGRRAAKRNK; from the exons ATGGCTACAAATAGCCTGAAGAGTATGATTGCCGCAGCAGTCAATAAGGGAGTGACAGAAGCAAGGGCAAGGATATTTGGTCACATACTTAACCCAACAGGTCAACGATCTACCCACAAGCTTCTGCGCAAAAAACTCATTGGTGACAAAGTATCCCAGTGGTATCCATATGACATCAAGAAGGATGATCCTCTTGTCATGGCTCGCCTAGAACAAGA GCGCTTGTCCAAGCTTGAAATGCTAAAGCGTCGTGGTAAGGGACCACCTAAGAAGGGCCAAGGCAGGCGTGCGGCCAAGCGCAACAAGTAG
- the LOC101219013 gene encoding cationic amino acid transporter 5 codes for MTENSIVGSKMGEEVIVHQQRSYWWRWSKQDFLPEESFQSWSNYRTALSQTWFRFIDRLQSRSFDENEIGELRKRSENEMKRCLTWWDLTWFGFGAVIGAGIFVLTGQEANEHAGPAIVLSYVASGISAMLSVFCYTEFAIEIPVAGGSFAYLRIELGDFAAFITAGNILLESIVGTAAVARSWTSYFTSLLDRPDKSLLIHTNLKDGYNLLDPIAVAVLAIAATIAMTSTRKTSYLNWIASAINTVVILFVIIAGFIHADKSNLTPFTPFGVKGIFQAAAIVYFAYGGFDNIATMAEETKNPSKDIPLGLLGSMSIITVIYCLMALSLSMMQKYTDINPDAAYSVAFERVGMKWAKYLVALGALKGMTTVLLVGALGQARYTTHIARAHMIPPWFALVHPKTGTPINATLLIAITSGCIAFFSSLDVLASLLSVSTLFVFMMMAVALLVRRYYARGVTPRLDQLKLFILLILIIGSSMATSAYWGLYPNGWIGYVVTVPVWFLGTLGIALLLPMQRKPKVWGVPLVPWLPSLSIATNIFLMGSLGREAFERFGICTLVMLIYYVFFGLHATYDMAHQQDKLVTQKQVKEETPPSAVP; via the coding sequence ATGACAGAAAATTCAATTGTAGGAAGCAAAATGGGGGAGGAAGTTATTGTTCATCAGCAAAGAAGCTATTGGTGGAGATGGAGCAAACAAGATTTCTTACCAGAAGAATCCTTTCAAAGTTGGAGCAATTACAGAACAGCTCTGTCACAGACATGGTTTCGATTCATCGATCGTCTTCAAAGCAGATcatttgatgaaaatgaaataggaGAGCTAAGAAAACGAAGCGAGAATGAAATGAAACGTTGCCTTACTTGGTGGGATCTTACTTGGTTTGGATTTGGTGCTGTTATTGGTGCAGGAATTTTTGTTCTCACAGGCCAAGAAGCTAATGAACATGCTGGACCAGCCATTGTTCTTTCTTACGTAGCTTCCGGCATTTCTGCAATGCTCTCTGTTTTTTGCTATACAGAGTTCGCTATTGAAATCCCAGTTGCTGGGGGATCTTTTGCATACTTAAGAATTGAATTGGGGGACTTCGCAGCTTTCATTACTGCAGGCAACATTCTCCTCGAGAGTATTGTTGGTACCGCTGCTGTTGCTCGATCATGGACTTCTTACTTCACCTCACTTCTGGACCGACCCGACAAATCTTTGCTTATCCACACGAATCTCAAAGATGGATACAATCTTCTTGACCCTATAGCCGTTGCGGTATTGGCGATTGCTGCAACTATAGCGATGACAAGCACGAGGAAAACTTCATATTTGAATTGGATTGCTTCAGCTATTAATACAGTTGTGATtctatttgttataattgCAGGTTTTATTCATGCtgataaatcaaatttgactCCTTTTACGCCTTTTGGAGTTAAAGGCATTTTCCAAGCTGCCGCAATTGTTTACTTTGCTTATGGAGGTTTTGATAACATTGCTACAATGGctgaagaaactaaaaatcCATCAAAAGACATACCTTTGGGATTGTTGGGATCGATGTCGATTATCACTGTGATATATTGTTTGATGGCACTGTCGCTTAGTATGATGCAGAAATATACTGATATAAACCCAGACGCAGCTTACTCTGTTGCTTTTGAGAGGGTTGGAATGAAATGGGCCAAGTATTTGGTGGCTCTTGGTGCTTTGAAGGGGATGACTACTGTTCTTTTGGTTGGGGCGCTCGGGCAAGCTCGGTATACGACTCACATTGCTCGAGCTCACATGATTCCTCCTTGGTTTGCTCTTGTCCATCCAAAGACTGGAACTCCCATCAATGCTACACTTCTGATTGCCATAACAAGTGGCTGCATTGCTTTCTTCTCTAGCTTGGATGTTCTAGCAAGCTTGTTGTCGGTCAGCACGCTCTTCGTCTTCATGATGATGGCTGTGGCACTTCTGGTAAGGAGATATTATGCAAGAGGGGTCACTCCACGGCTAGATCAGTTGAAGCTTTTCATTCTCTTGATACTCATCATTGGTTCCTCCATGGCTACTTCTGCATACTGGGGACTTTATCCAAACGGTTGGATAGGATACGTTGTGACTGTCCCGGTTTGGTTTCTGGGGACTTTGGGGATTGCTTTGCTTCTGCCAATGCAAAGAAAGCCGAAAGTTTGGGGTGTGCCATTGGTACCATGGCTGCCAAGTTTGTCGATTGCGACAAACATCTTTCTCATGGGATCTTTAGGTCGTGAGGCTTTCGAAAGATTTGGAATCTGCACATTGGTGATGCTTATCtattatgttttctttggtCTTCATGCAACCTACGATATGGCTCATCAACAAGATAAGTTAGTTACCCAAAAGCAGGTTAAGGAGGAAACCCCGCCCAGTGCAGTTCCTTAG
- the LOC101219254 gene encoding uncharacterized protein LOC101219254 isoform X1 yields the protein MISGRRRRLPPPPILLVSNFQFLSVTGETFYLKGKPEERMATNSLKSMIAAAVNKGVTEARARIFGHILNPTGQRSTHKLLRKKLIGDKVSQWYPYDIKKDDPLVMARLEQERLSKLEMLKRRGKGPPKKGQGRRAAKRNK from the exons ATGATCTCTGGACGGCGGCGGCGATTACCTCCCCCTCCGATCTTGttagtttcaaactttcaGTTTCTCTCTGTCACTG GTGAGACTTTCTATTTGAAG GGAAAGCCAGAAGAGAGAATGGCTACAAATAGCCTGAAGAGTATGATTGCCGCAGCAGTCAATAAGGGAGTGACAGAAGCAAGGGCAAGGATATTTGGTCACATACTTAACCCAACAGGTCAACGATCTACCCACAAGCTTCTGCGCAAAAAACTCATTGGTGACAAAGTATCCCAGTGGTATCCATATGACATCAAGAAGGATGATCCTCTTGTCATGGCTCGCCTAGAACAAGA GCGCTTGTCCAAGCTTGAAATGCTAAAGCGTCGTGGTAAGGGACCACCTAAGAAGGGCCAAGGCAGGCGTGCGGCCAAGCGCAACAAGTAG